The Acropora muricata isolate sample 2 chromosome 4, ASM3666990v1, whole genome shotgun sequence genome contains the following window.
GTGGCCATACTGAGGAGGCAGAAGAGGGACGAACCTGCATAATCCACGGTAACTTTTACCGACATTTTTGTGAAAGTCACAAAAATGAATTCCGAAAACAACTAGCTTACCTGCTAGTACATAATTAACTTTTTCCTTTACTCACTCAATACTTTGCTATTCATTATAGCGCAAAAATGTGtatttttgaatgaaaaattatttgacCGATCTCGTAAAGAGCTTTTCAGGGCCAAAGAGACTCTGTTAggaattcttggttttcactcacgtgatgaaaCAGCCAAGTTGGTGctcaaaacaatggcaaaacgTCGCtcaagtttaataataatagaatcaaatacCCAAAAGACTGTACACCAATATGGACGTGAAAAACCGGTTTTCTcggagaataaaaacaaaacatgctTTAAATTCCAGTTGATGAGGGAAAAGCCATTTTTTTAAGCAGTCTAAGAGCGCAACTGGTAATAACACAGATAAACGCCGATCATGGTCAGCTGGTAGTCAGCGGTGTTTGCACCTAAGAACTCCGGAGTGCAAATCTAATGCTTAGGCAACTCGGTCCCGATAAACTACGTTAATTTAAAAAAGACTGCCTTGTTCTAGGCCAAAAAATATACTGTTATGAATCTCTGACGATCTTGTGTCTTAGTAAGTTCTGATTCGTTACCTTTGCAGTGACTCCTCCTGAAATTAATCTACGTGGTCCCAGGGCCTTGGAGGCTTATAACAAGGCTCTTACAGAAGGAAAAACTCGCGTAAAGAGGATACCAATCATGTTGATTGGACAGGAACGTTCAGGAAAAACCAGCCTAAAGAAGTCACTCCAGGGATTACAATTCAACCCAGATGAAGATAGCACTGTTGGGATAGATGTTGATCCGTCTTATTTCAAAGTAACCACCGAGATTTGGAAGACAGGGAAGAAGGATCAAGCAGCAAACAACAAGGATATGGCGGGTTCTTATGAGCATCATGTAGCTCGCGTAGTTTTTGAAAATCTAAGAAAACAAGAATTGACTCCTGAAGTAAAAGCTGTCAACGAATCAAAAGATCTTGAAATTTCCCCTCCGATATCCACAGAGACTGCAATTGTGAGTGAAACCAATGAGATCCCTGCGTCTGCAGATTCGTTTTCAACTACACAAATTAGAACAGAAGAACATTATGCAAATTCTTCGCAGTTATCCGGTGACGCCCACCTCGGCGGTGGCAGTCGAATCTCTCCATTCACAGAGAATTATCAGGCACAGACGAAAGTCAGAGATGACACCATTTCCTCTGCAATGATACCTGAAGAGATAGAAACGTTGATTAAGAAATTGCAAGATGAAGTTGACAAGATGGGAAGTGAAGATGACATCTATTCGGTTTTGTGGGATTTTGCCGGAGAATCAGTTTATTACGAGACTCATCAACTCTTTCTGACGTCAAGGGCAATCTACCTTTTGGTTTATGACCTAAGCCGAGATCCTGAGGAAAGCGGACCGCCCGTGAAAAAGCATGGAGTGTTTGAGAAAATTGAGGAGACGTTTACGAAAACTAACCTCGAGTATCTAGACTTTTGGATGACCACGGTTTCTTCACAATCTGGTCAAATTGAAGATCACGATCTGAACTCGGCATCGACATCCAAAGTTTTCCCAAAAAGAGTTCCTCCTGTCTTCTTGGTTTGTACACATTCTGACCAACCTTTTGCTGGAAAAGATCCTTTTGAACTTGCAAATAAAGTGTACGGTTTCTTGGACACAAAATCGTATGGCCCACAGCTGTACGATAGTGTGTTTGTAGTCGATAATACTAAATCAGGGATGCAAATGGAGTGCTCAGAAGTGCAGCGCCTGCGAGAAAGTATTTTAGCTGTTGCCAAGGAGCTACCGCACACGAGAGACGATATTCCAATCAAGTGGTTAAAGTATGAAAGGGCGCTCCAGGTCGTACTGGCTCAAGGCCATAAGTGCATCATTATTGAGCATGCCGAACAGATCGCATCTGAAGTCTGTCAAATTGGAGACCATCAAGAATTTGTAACGATGCTTGACTTTTTGCACGATCAGAGAATTTTAATACATTTTGATGACACCGTTGAGTTAAACAAGTTAGTTGTGCTGGATCCTCAATGGCTGATCGATGTGTTCAAGGCAGTAATAACGGTAAAGCCTTTTCACCAACATGAAAGGGGGTTCAAAGGTATGTGGCTCAAGCTGGAAAGATATGGAATCCTGGACGAAAAACTCCTCCGGCATGCGTGGGGCCAAATTGTTGAAGAACATCACACCTTTGAAAGCCTCATCGCAATCATGGAGAAGTTCAGCTTGTTGTGCTCTTGGTCTTCATCTGATGAGCCATGTAGTAAGAAGTATCTGGTGCCGTCCATGTTGAGGTGCCATCCACCACAGGAGATCACCAAATTGATTGCCTCGGCAAGACTCCCTTCCGTTTTCCTCAAGTTTGAATCTGGTCAAGTTCCATCAAATCTGTTTCCACGACTTGTGACCCAATTCCTTCAGTGGGGGAAAAATGAATTTTGGAGCACAGCAAATCCTCAGCTGTATAAGAATTTCGCCAGATTTTACACCGCTGAAGAGGAAAACTGTTCAGTTTTACTCTTATGCCATTCCTCTTTAATTGAAATCGTTGTTCATGGAGGGAATGTTCGTCCGCTAAAGGATGACTTGCAGGTAGATTTAAGCATTTCATGCGGAGATCAACTCGATTCATTTGAAGTGTTCTGTGCTCGTGAAGTTTACAGACAGCTCGTGTTGTTGTTTGAGTGCTTGCGTAAAGAGTTTTGTTGGTTGAAGAGAATGAAATATCAAGCTGGGGTGATTTGTCCAGTTTGTTGCCATAAGAGGCTTGTCAAGTATTGCCCCACTCATCACAAGCAAGATTGTGAGCGGGAAGAATGTCTTCATTTCATACCTGAGTCAGAGCTGCGCAATGCAAATCACGCTATCACCTGCACCAGGTCGGCTGTTGCAGTAGATAAAGTTTGCATCAAAGATTTTTCAGCATGGTTTGCTAGTCCACGTAAAGAAGTAAGCGTGCTCTTTCTTTATTCGTACTCTTTCCGCTATGTTATGTGTTATATGATTTTTGGAAATGAACCTTGTAAGACATTATAGTAGTATCCTTTGAGGTCTCTAGTTGTATGTTCACCAACTTTGATTTCTGCAATTGACTTAATCAGTTTACGCTGTATTTTCATTTATCGACTGTGGTAATGTGTACtgtaatttgcataatctaTTCGTTCTTCACACTTCTGACTGCATTCTGCAAACATTCTCTGTCATTGCTCTCAGCATGCATCCGTATTGTATGCAATCTGTTTTTTTATGAATGACCATATTTcttcatgttttgtttgaatcatACAGACAACAAGCGATGCGAATGGCGGCACAAGAGGTTAGTTTTCGgtttagtaaattttcatcGCAGTAAATCTCGTCTTTCTCTCTGTTGAACGACAGCGCTTTCATTACGTTTGCCGCCTCAAACTGACAGTCTTTTGTATTCAGTGCTTAGGATTCCCGATTCCCGATTCCCGATTTTAGAAGTATTTAGTTTTCTGGATCACATAATCCAAATTGTGTACCGAAGATACGTCAAAACGTTCACGCAGTTTTACGAAAGTTAACTGTTAGAGTTAATGCTAATACAGTTTCATGATCACTGCTTAATCGAGGAGTGGGAAATTTGGGGACATGATCCTAAGTATCGTTTAAAACGTGGAAGGAAGTCATTTCATTTCTAGATTGTTGGTTAAACAGTGATACGTTATAGCTGAAAGTACGATTCTTGAAATAATGAAACCTTCTACGTTAATCGGGACGAATAATTCTGCTCGTTGCATTTCTTTAGAGAGTAAAGAGTCACTTGCTCTTCCTGGAAATGTCGTTGAATCACTAGTGTCGCCGTTATGTGATGCAAAAGAAATTGTActtcaactgaaagaaaatctTCATTTGGAGCAAACGGATTTGGAGAAACCCACCCCggaaacaatgaaaatgatcCGTTGCCTTGTTGCAAAAGCCAAGTATTCAAACCGGATCGATGTTGTCAAACTCTTGAGAGAAATCACACCAGCAGGGACAACTGGTGAGTTTACTTGCAGTATCTGGTTATCAGTTGCTTCATTCATCCATCAATAAGTGGTTTTCACCTGACTTCATCGCCGCcctgttggtgtacaaaacaaaagagaaaaaagtattTGGGGTATTTGAcctaattattatgcaaaacgtgAACCAgaatttgctattgttttgtgcaccaacatggccgtcttatcaccAAGGACGATGGAATCTGACTGTTATGTTCACTAAGACCACACAGCCCCATAGTTTCAGTTAGGAACCAACCTCTGGTAactgaaattttatttgcaggtCCATTGTTACCTGGGAACCTTGATATTTGCAATATCCCATCTGAGCAGATCAGAGAACTTACAGTAGATTTGAGCGGTAAGTTTGACACGAAGTCTTTAAAAAGCAGGCCTAAGTTATTCAAAGCTCGATGAGGCGAATGGTAGAATCTCTTAATTTTACAACCCCGTGACTTTGAAAAGTGAGACACATTTGTATTGCAGGAAGAGAAGAGTGGAAGATTGTTGCGGAGAGACTGGGCTTAAACGCAAAAGAGATTCGGTACCTTGATATGAGAATACGGAATCCTTGTGATGCTGCATTGTCAGTTGTGAGTCAAAGGCGTTGCATGAATGTGGACGACCTGTACGATGTATTAACTGAGTGTGGGATGCCTGTGCTGGCTGATATTTTGTGACCTGTGGACACATTTGTGTATGGGTGAACAAATGGCATGGCGTCTGCGTAACAGTTCCTCTAGGAGCCAGGATATATCAGAACCAGTGTTTGTTTTAAAGAAGCATCCTCAGCAGTATGACTGCTAGAATAGTTTTGAATGTTATCGTTTGCATGTTTTCATCTTTCAACAAATTATGAGAATATGTATACCAGCTGTATTAATCTTACCTTAATGACAATACGTGCTAAGGAGTGTGTTTCAGTTCAGGTTATATTTACGATTATGTAACATAGGAAAGATCTCTAAAAGAGCGACCAAAGAATATGAATAGGATGAAGTGTTTATTGAAGACAATTTATCAAGATTTTCTCGAAAAGTTCTCTCTTTCTGTTTTTTAACTTGCACATTTTTCAGTCAATGTAAAAACGTCCAACGTTCTTTTTTAATCAATCGTGAGTTAGTGATATTGAGCTTTTGAAAAATGTACCCTAGGGCTACAAAACATGAAGCTGACTTCTCGATTTGGCTCAATAACTACTTTTTATAATTATGTAGACTTTTGAAGTCGTGAATTTATGCAAATAGATCAGCTACTTAGATAAAGACCATGGGTTCACACAAACGTCTCGAATTTTAAAGGAAGACCTTGGCCGAGAGTGTTGTGAAGCAAGGTTAGTGCTAATACAACCCATTTTCCTTCTGAATTAACGATTATCATTAATTCTTAGTTTGCTCTGAATTAACTATTACCTCTAATTTAGGGCACTTCGAGCTTGATAGGGATGATGGGAAATGGATATTTTTTGGAAAAAACTACCCGAATGTCTGGACACAGGAATCGAACACGGGATTACTCGCTCATTAATTTCTTCACCAAACCACTTGACCACCACACCGCTAACTGCGAAATCGGTATTGCAATACATATTTACGGTTGCTAAACAAATAGGGTTTCACGTGAGTAACGACACCCTCTGCGGTGAAGCGGACCAAAGCCGTTCCTATAGATCAGAAGGTTTGGGTTCAAATCCAGTCCTTTGTAACTTTGTTTCATTCTTATCTACACCACAAGTCCTGGGACACAGTTCCCTATATTAACGATAATAGTTAATTCAAAAGGTCAAAACTGGCTGATCCTGCTTTaggagcgaaaaaaaaaaagaatcgaaAATAACCAAATTAAACCTTAAGTACTCACCTAGGCCTTTAGAACTAACAATTGGATCTACAAAGACCCACCACCTTTACTTTGTCCAGTTGGCCCTCCCTTGCACAAAAACACTTCCACTGTAATGGTTGGTTGGCTTAACATGCTCAATGAATATGCGGCTAGACAACTTTGTGGTGTCGTCAGAATGATGATTTAACAGGTCAAAGTCACGACTCAACACGTTAAAGCAGAAGACCAAATGGTATTGAAAAGCTGCGGAAAACCAAAACCTCCTGCGGCATAATAGTGGCATATCACttccttctttctttcctttaaacTATACGCCGAATGACGGTGAGTGTAAGTTAGATTTATGATTTTCAAATGTCTTCCTGTGTAGCAGTGTTCGATTGTCATTATGAGAGCCTACAATAGttcaagaaaaaacaaatacaaagaacAATTGGTCTTCCTCTAAGGAGAATTGGTGCTCCCTGCTGGTTAGGAAACACTTATACACTGTATTCATGATTGAGTTTGCTGTCTATAACTCGAAGAACAATGGTAACATGAATCAGCTTACATTGTTTCCCGTAAATTTATGCAACAACGAGCTCAATCGAATGTAAACTATTTTCATTTGCATGGGTGGGTTTTAGTTATTCGTGAATATTAATAAGTCATATTTTATGATCCGcagcaaaacttttttccttcacaCCATGTGATGTACCTCCGGTGGGAACTGAATTTGTTTCGCCTCAAAACTCAAATCTGTGCGCAGTTTGTGCTCGCACACGGCATAACTAAGGATATTTCACTAAGTTCTGAATGGCTCACTCATCGTGGTTTAGAGAACAAATTCGTCAGAACGAATTCATGCTCACAAAACGTAAGCTATCAATTTTtacagtcaattattttgtgactCGTAAAAGGAGCCAATTTATCAACGATGTCAGTAAGCAGCAGATCTCCGATATGCGAAAAATAGTGATGCTTCGACAGGACTAATTGATATtaatattttcgattatccggactttcgATTATCGAGACTTTTCAGCCCAGTCTCCAAAAGTACAGATAATCGTGGTTtaattgtatatattttttgtctCTAGCTCTAGAAAATACTTTGACCACAACAAATTGCGTTATCAACTGATAGGATTTGATTTTAGCTGAAAGCTCGTTGGTAGACGTGTGGGATCGAACCAACCGAAGTAGTTTCAGCGAATCGTGCGAGTTTTAATATAATTACCGGTACACTTTTGTAAACATACGCTTCAAAGAAACTTTTGTCACTAATATTACATCAGTATACAATTCTTGTGCTTTGAAACTTACAAATTTAAGATAAAAAATCTTACATTGACCTTGTTTTAGCTTTTAACATATCGTCTGATTATTACAACTGTACGTTCTCGTCGCCTTTTGAATTGACGCGGTGATATTAACGATAAAATACTCGAAACAGGGGGAAAAAAACCCGCAATCGAATGTCCTTGTTTAGTTTGTTGTATGGAAATAAATTGATGAAATTCACTGTTATGAAACTTGTTAATTACGTTGCAGTGTGTGACCTGAGTCCGGATGGCCTAGAGTGATAGAACTAAAAACCTGAAAAAAACAACTTCTAATATAATGgttacaaaaaaaactaaacctTATTCAAGCAACTAATATGACGATAAATGTTTTAAAGTAAATAGAAATATTTTACATTATTCGTTTACGGTAATTATTTTAAACACTAAACAAATCAATACAATACAATTAACAGTCCCGTTCCTCCTCTGCTTCtccttcctcttcttcttcttcttcttctttttctctaaAACACGAAACAACAAACCAATAAAccaacaaactgtccaataaaccaaaaaaaacaataacccACCACCAATTTCACTTTTCTTCTTTTCGTTCTGCACTGTGGCGCCTTCTTTCGTCCTTACTTTCGAGGCACCTATTGATAACTCTGGAGCTTCGCTCTCCTTCACGCTTCCCTCTTCAGTAAGGTTTCATCAATATTGAGTCTGACAAACTGTCGACGCTCTTCGTTTCTCCACCGTCGACAAAAGGTTTTTTGTCGTGGACACACGGTTGGGGTCCTGCTGATGATTCTCAGGAGTGTTTCCTTGAGCGATTCTGCCCTCAGACACTTCAAATTCTCCTCTCTAGTTGGCAGTCAGTAATCGAACATATAGGCATGGATATAATAATTAAATCAAAATGATGCACGCACGTTGAGCGTCATGAAACTTTTGTTTATGACATTGGCTTGGCCAGAGACGTACGCACACTAACACAAGCAAAAGTATCCAAACTCAGTAGCACAACAATTATTTACTTTTCAGTGTTGGTTAAATAATGTCAAGTTACTGCTCCTGTTCGTCTCGCCTGTGCTGGATTTTGCTTGTGTTGCTAATTTGCTAATACCAGgattttcaaaaaatgagagctaTGCATCGCACAGGACAACTTTTTTCGATCTTTTTCGCCTGGGAGAcgtgtatttatttttaaaaatgtctGCCCTCTTGGGAAAATAAATTCACTCTTGACCGCCTCAAAAAGATTTACTCGGCATTTTTACTTCCATCGGCTTTGATTAGATATTGACGAGTAAGAGGCTGAAATTTATAGTGGAGGCGTTATGTGATCCAAACTGAAAAATACAACAATTGAAAGACTGTTCATCACATTCCGAATGggatacacagtcatttcactTACCTTACAGTTTAGAGCGGCATTTTTTGCATTAACTTGCTAACTTTTAACATATCGTAATATGTTTTACCCATAGCATGAATTTGGATGACACATGGCACGCTCTACAGCTACATTGCTTAGAGACGGTGGCACTCTTGAAATGAGGAAGTTGACGCAAAGCTAACAGTCGcattagttaaaaaaaaaactgtaaagGAAAGTCTCGGTGCTTCCGATCACGTTGATGATTTGCTCAGGAGATAATCGAAGGGGATTTCCATCTTAAAATCAATTAAATATATTTGGGAAACCTTTTCACATTAATCAAGAAGATTGTCAAGAACATGGCCAACCAGCCAACCCATCGAGAAGCTTCCTTTACGCTTGGCAGCTTCCGAGAAGCCTTGGAAAAGCACGAGAAAGAGTTGGACATTGCCAGGAAAGCGGGCGACCAGGTTAGAGAAGGAAATGCCTATGTCAGTCTTGGGACAGCTTACCACTCTCTCAGTGATTTTCCGAAAGCTGTCGAGTGTTACGAGAAGAGTTTGAACTTTTACAGGAAAGCAGGCGaccgggctggagaaggagccGCCTATTTGAATCTTGGGGTAGCTTACGACTACCACAGCAATTTTCCGAAAGCTATCGAGTGTAATGAAGAGAGTTTGAAAATTGCCTGGGAAGCAGGTGACCTGGTTTTAGAAGGAGATGTCTATTTGAATCTTGGAAACGTTTACAAGTTGCAGAGCAATTTTCctaaagctatcgagtgttacAAAAAGAGTTTGAACAGTGCTAGGAGAGCAGGAGACCAAGGTAGAGAAGGAGATGCAAATTTCAGTCTTGGGAACGCTTACAAGTCCCACAGCGATTTTCCAAACGCTGTCGCCTGTTATGAAGAGTGTTTGAACATTGCCAGAAAAGAAGGCGACCAGGCTGCAGAAAGAGATGCCTATTTGAATCTTGGGATCATTTACGACTCCCAGAGCGATTTTTCAAAAGCTATCAAGTGTTatgaaaagctattg
Protein-coding sequences here:
- the LOC136914528 gene encoding uncharacterized protein isoform X3, producing MKKIFKKLAKLPSALGHREAPFTPGNFREVLDKHENQLNIAEKAGDPAEEGKAYFHLGNTYKSHSNFPKAIECYKNSLNIAREAGDQTTEQKAYFNLGSAYKLLSDFPKAIECYEKILSIARETGDRATEGDAYFNLGIAHDSNRDFPKAIECYEKSLNIAREAGDWAREGKANFNLGIAYDSHSDFPRATECYEKSLNIAREAGDRATEGDAYFNLGIAYHSHSDFPKAIECYKKSLNIAREAGNRVREGKAYFNLWIAYHSHSDFPKAIKCYQMSLSIAREAGDWSTEEDVYFNLGIAYHSHSDFPNAIECYGKSLNIAREAGDRFGVSRAIHYLVICYSALGKFSQAAEYREEYLKIVNGVGGHTEEAEEGRTCIIHVTPPEINLRGPRALEAYNKALTEGKTRVKRIPIMLIGQERSGKTSLKKSLQGLQFNPDEDSTVGIDVDPSYFKVTTEIWKTGKKDQAANNKDMAGSYEHHVARVVFENLRKQELTPEVKAVNESKDLEISPPISTETAIVSETNEIPASADSFSTTQIRTEEHYANSSQLSGDAHLGGGSRISPFTENYQAQTKVRDDTISSAMIPEEIETLIKKLQDEVDKMGSEDDIYSVLWDFAGESVYYETHQLFLTSRAIYLLVYDLSRDPEESGPPVKKHGVFEKIEETFTKTNLEYLDFWMTTVSSQSGQIEDHDLNSASTSKVFPKRVPPVFLVCTHSDQPFAGKDPFELANKVYGFLDTKSYGPQLYDSVFVVDNTKSGMQMECSEVQRLRESILAVAKELPHTRDDIPIKWLKYERALQVVLAQGHKCIIIEHAEQIASEVCQIGDHQEFVTMLDFLHDQRILIHFDDTVELNKLVVLDPQWLIDVFKAVITVKPFHQHERGFKGMWLKLERYGILDEKLLRHAWGQIVEEHHTFESLIAIMEKFSLLCSWSSSDEPCSKKYLVPSMLRCHPPQEITKLIASARLPSVFLKFESGQVPSNLFPRLVTQFLQWGKNEFWSTANPQLYKNFARFYTAEEENCSVLLLCHSSLIEIVVHGGNVRPLKDDLQVDLSISCGDQLDSFEVFCAREVYRQLVLLFECLRKEFCWLKRMKYQAGVICPVCCHKRLVKYCPTHHKQDCEREECLHFIPESELRNANHAITCTRSAVAVDKVCIKDFSAWFASPRKETTSDANGGTRESKESLALPGNVVESLVSPLCDAKEIVLQLKENLHLEQTDLEKPTPETMKMIRCLVAKAKYSNRIDVVKLLREITPAGTTGPLLPGNLDICNIPSEQIRELTVDLSGREEWKIVAERLGLNAKEIRYLDMRIRNPCDAALSVVSQRRCMNVDDLYDVLTECGMPVLADIL